The Clostridia bacterium genome has a window encoding:
- a CDS encoding iron-containing alcohol dehydrogenase family protein: protein MNFKFFVPTKVFQGENCVSENKSVFEEYGNRALVVTGKTSAVSSGALNDVIKVLDEAGIEHKIYDGVQNNPTLENVKEGGEAAYEFGADFVVGIGGGSPLDAAKAIAVLAVNDIKPLELFKSTFKKKPIPIIAIPTTAGTGSEVTPYSILTRKDMQTKMSFGNEELFPKVAFLDARYTESLPGNVAVNTAIDALSHAVEGYLSKRSMHISDVLALASIEVFGDCLTSIKENRLDFDTREKLLYASMLAGMVIAHTGTTIVHGMGYSLTYFRDIPHGEANGMLMAEYLRYNYGIMQEKIENILKLLRIKDIDEFEAVIRALINRKINVSEEELELYASLAMKQRSTSYNAREVLQEDLVSIMRKSLR from the coding sequence ATGAACTTTAAATTTTTTGTTCCGACAAAGGTTTTCCAGGGGGAAAATTGTGTAAGTGAGAACAAATCGGTTTTTGAAGAATATGGGAACAGGGCTCTGGTCGTAACCGGGAAAACGTCGGCAGTGAGCAGTGGGGCTCTGAATGACGTTATTAAAGTGCTGGATGAAGCAGGCATAGAGCATAAGATATATGACGGAGTTCAAAACAACCCCACACTTGAAAACGTAAAAGAGGGGGGAGAAGCTGCTTATGAATTCGGTGCGGATTTTGTTGTAGGGATAGGAGGAGGGTCCCCGCTGGATGCAGCTAAAGCCATTGCAGTATTGGCTGTCAATGATATAAAACCCCTTGAATTATTCAAAAGTACATTTAAGAAAAAACCTATTCCCATTATAGCAATACCGACTACTGCAGGGACAGGTAGTGAGGTAACGCCTTATTCAATTCTTACCAGAAAAGATATGCAGACAAAAATGAGTTTTGGAAACGAAGAACTGTTTCCAAAGGTAGCTTTCCTGGATGCCAGGTATACTGAAAGCCTTCCGGGTAATGTTGCAGTAAATACAGCTATTGATGCATTGTCACACGCAGTAGAGGGGTATTTAAGCAAAAGGAGCATGCATATCAGCGATGTGCTGGCATTAGCCTCCATAGAAGTATTCGGTGATTGTCTGACAAGTATAAAAGAGAACCGTCTGGATTTCGATACAAGGGAAAAACTTCTCTATGCATCTATGCTGGCGGGAATGGTAATCGCCCATACCGGTACTACAATAGTTCACGGGATGGGTTACTCACTTACATATTTCAGGGATATTCCCCATGGGGAAGCCAATGGTATGCTTATGGCAGAATATTTAAGATATAATTACGGAATTATGCAAGAAAAAATTGAAAATATACTGAAGCTGCTAAGGATAAAAGATATTGATGAGTTTGAGGCTGTAATCAGGGCATTGATCAACAGAAAGATCAATGTAAGTGAAGAAGAACTTGAACTTTATGCATCACTTGCAATGAAGCAAAGAAGCACCTCCTACAATGCCAGAGAGGTTTTGCAGGAAGACTTGGTAAGCATAATGAGAAAGAGTCTGAGATAG
- a CDS encoding YfcE family phosphodiesterase, protein MVSDTHIPRRGKTLPRVLLEGIKGADLIIHAGDINKDYVIYELEDIAKVEYVMGNTDSEEDWVKIDRKKVIEVDDCKIGVIHGYGDKGTTLGRVRKAFEGEDLDCIVFGHSHIPMNEVIEGVLYFNPGSPTDKRRQKFFSYGMLSVSRGSVSGKIIYF, encoded by the coding sequence GTGGTTTCTGATACCCATATTCCGCGAAGAGGCAAGACACTGCCCAGGGTTCTGCTGGAAGGCATAAAGGGGGCAGACCTTATAATACATGCAGGAGATATAAATAAAGATTATGTTATATATGAGCTGGAGGATATAGCCAAGGTGGAGTATGTCATGGGAAATACCGACAGTGAAGAGGACTGGGTCAAAATTGACAGGAAAAAGGTTATAGAGGTAGATGATTGCAAAATAGGTGTGATACATGGGTACGGAGATAAGGGCACTACTCTCGGAAGAGTCCGGAAAGCCTTTGAAGGGGAGGATCTGGACTGTATAGTTTTTGGGCACAGTCACATACCTATGAATGAGGTTATTGAAGGAGTCCTGTATTTCAATCCAGGATCACCTACTGACAAAAGGCGGCAGAAGTTTTTTTCCTATGGTATGCTGTCGGTAAGCAGGGGCAGCGTAAGCGGTAAAATAATATATTTCTGA
- the folP gene encoding dihydropteroate synthase, whose product MINARVLYISDLDMAKEEIRKIGVDAASIPWLSSKAVHITIKLENISPFAANIIKQEMLGKGGDAAVNKGVVSCKVEKSDILIMGTYSQYNKLIYKLGMQPGVLKEIAQEIQRLLKSVDKGKPEFFECGKYKLPIGEKTYVMGILNITPDSFSDGGKYNNLEIAVRRAREMVEEGADIIDVGGESTRPGYEPVDAFEEINRVVPVVERLIREIKVPVSVDTSKALVAEKALQAGAHIINDVWGLQKDPDIAEVVSKYGAGVVMMHNKDNREYSDLMGDIVKFLRRSIEIAEKAGIARESMAVDPGIGFGKTLEHNLEVMRRLKELNSLELPVLLGTSRKSMIGNILDLPVNERLEGTAATITVGISNGVDIIRVHDVKEMTRVARMTDAMVRA is encoded by the coding sequence ATGATTAATGCCAGGGTTTTATATATTAGTGATTTGGATATGGCTAAGGAGGAGATAAGAAAAATAGGAGTAGACGCAGCCTCCATACCATGGCTTTCATCAAAAGCTGTCCATATCACAATCAAACTGGAGAACATCAGTCCTTTTGCTGCAAATATCATAAAGCAGGAAATGCTTGGCAAGGGTGGAGATGCGGCAGTAAATAAAGGTGTAGTAAGCTGTAAGGTAGAGAAATCAGACATACTCATAATGGGTACGTACAGCCAGTATAACAAACTGATATATAAGCTGGGAATGCAGCCGGGAGTGCTTAAAGAAATTGCCCAGGAGATACAGAGGCTTTTGAAATCAGTAGATAAAGGCAAACCTGAGTTTTTTGAGTGTGGAAAATATAAACTTCCGATAGGTGAGAAGACATATGTAATGGGAATTTTGAACATAACTCCCGATTCCTTTTCTGATGGTGGAAAATACAATAATTTGGAGATAGCCGTAAGAAGAGCCAGAGAAATGGTGGAAGAAGGGGCTGACATAATAGATGTGGGAGGAGAATCGACAAGACCCGGCTATGAGCCTGTTGATGCATTTGAGGAGATTAACCGTGTAGTACCGGTAGTTGAGAGACTGATCAGGGAAATCAAGGTTCCCGTATCTGTAGATACATCCAAGGCTTTGGTAGCGGAAAAAGCATTGCAGGCAGGAGCTCATATTATTAATGATGTATGGGGGCTGCAAAAAGATCCGGATATTGCAGAAGTTGTCTCCAAGTACGGGGCAGGAGTAGTAATGATGCATAACAAGGATAACAGGGAATACTCAGATCTCATGGGTGATATAGTAAAGTTTCTCAGACGGAGTATAGAAATAGCGGAGAAAGCGGGTATTGCGCGTGAAAGCATGGCGGTAGATCCGGGTATAGGGTTCGGAAAAACTCTGGAACATAACCTGGAAGTAATGAGAAGACTGAAAGAACTAAACTCTTTAGAGCTTCCCGTACTCCTTGGAACTTCAAGAAAATCAATGATAGGCAATATCCTGGATTTGCCTGTAAATGAAAGGCTTGAGGGGACAGCTGCTACAATAACAGTAGGAATATCAAACGGAGTAGACATAATACGGGTGCATGATGTCAAGGAAATGACCCGTGTAGCACGTATGACTGATGCTATGGTAAGAGCATAG
- the folB gene encoding dihydroneopterin aldolase, with protein MDRITLKNMKFYSYHGVLPEEQTNGQYFYIDVEMICDLREAGREDDLEKTVDYSVVYNIIKNITQKNKFRLIECLADRISREIATEFKMISEIVVRVRKPEAPIDGELDWAEVELRRGRNDL; from the coding sequence GTGGATAGAATAACTTTGAAGAATATGAAATTTTACTCATACCACGGTGTGCTTCCCGAGGAGCAGACAAATGGACAGTATTTTTATATAGATGTGGAAATGATTTGCGATCTGAGGGAAGCCGGCAGGGAAGATGATCTGGAAAAGACTGTGGATTATTCGGTCGTCTATAATATTATAAAAAATATAACTCAAAAAAATAAATTTCGACTTATAGAGTGTCTGGCCGACAGGATTTCCCGGGAAATAGCGACAGAATTTAAGATGATAAGCGAGATCGTAGTCCGGGTAAGAAAGCCTGAAGCTCCGATTGACGGGGAGCTGGATTGGGCAGAAGTCGAATTGAGAAGAGGCAGAAATGATTTATAA
- the folK gene encoding 2-amino-4-hydroxy-6-hydroxymethyldihydropteridine diphosphokinase, translating into MIYKAYLGLGANVGDREKNIINAVHYISELENTRIVSVSQIYETEPVGYADQNLFLNMVIKIQTGFAPSDLLEKIQCIEKKLKRTREILWGPRTIDIDILIYEGLQINTPQLVVPHPRMLQRAFVLVPLRDVYQKESIGCEEIDILLSKCSDRDGVKLFKAYPFEI; encoded by the coding sequence ATGATTTATAAAGCTTATCTCGGCCTTGGAGCGAATGTAGGAGACAGGGAGAAAAACATTATTAATGCGGTACATTACATATCAGAACTTGAAAACACCCGCATAGTTAGCGTATCACAGATTTATGAGACAGAGCCTGTAGGGTATGCAGATCAGAACTTGTTTTTGAATATGGTTATAAAAATTCAAACTGGATTTGCGCCGTCAGACTTGCTAGAGAAAATTCAGTGTATAGAAAAAAAGTTGAAAAGGACAAGGGAAATACTTTGGGGGCCAAGGACTATCGATATAGACATTCTGATTTATGAAGGACTGCAAATAAACACTCCTCAATTGGTGGTACCACATCCCAGGATGCTGCAGAGAGCCTTTGTGCTTGTACCGCTCAGAGATGTGTATCAGAAGGAAAGCATCGGCTGTGAAGAAATTGATATATTGCTGAGTAAATGCAGTGACAGGGACGGAGTTAAACTATTTAAGGCATATCCTTTTGAAATATAA
- a CDS encoding biotin--[acetyl-CoA-carboxylase] ligase has translation MNHDINKLILHELKRNTPGYVSGEALSETIGVSRTAIWKHIKELKDTGYGIESSSRKGYSLIEYPDVLNAYEIAYGMETKLLGKETVYFDVIDSTNTYAKRLAGEGCTDGTLVVADIQTAGRGRLGREWDSAGGKGIWMSVVFRPSILPEDVQIITLAASVAVVEALRAVCGLKAGIKWPNDILIDGKKVCGILTEINAEMERVNYVVLGIGINVNHEVEDFGDNLRGLATSLKVNSGQKDCRVFKRSEIIKKVLVELERIYFGINSIHTYNKALADIIRLWKKYSITLGKRVRVTFRGSEFTGTAIDITDDGKLVIDCDDGMRREVISGEVSVRGLLGYA, from the coding sequence ATGAATCATGATATAAACAAGCTGATACTCCACGAGCTGAAAAGGAATACACCCGGCTATGTTTCAGGAGAAGCACTGAGTGAAACCATCGGAGTATCCAGGACTGCCATATGGAAGCATATCAAGGAGCTAAAGGATACAGGGTATGGAATAGAATCTTCCTCCAGGAAGGGGTACAGCCTTATTGAGTATCCGGATGTCCTGAATGCTTACGAAATTGCGTACGGTATGGAAACAAAGCTGCTAGGTAAGGAAACAGTATATTTTGATGTTATTGACTCTACTAATACTTATGCAAAGAGGCTGGCAGGGGAAGGATGTACTGACGGAACTTTAGTTGTAGCGGATATTCAGACAGCCGGAAGAGGCAGGCTCGGAAGGGAATGGGATTCTGCCGGAGGGAAAGGTATATGGATGTCTGTAGTATTCAGACCCTCGATACTGCCTGAGGATGTACAGATTATTACACTTGCAGCATCGGTAGCTGTTGTTGAAGCCTTACGTGCTGTTTGCGGGCTGAAGGCCGGGATTAAGTGGCCTAACGATATACTGATAGATGGGAAAAAGGTCTGTGGAATACTTACTGAAATAAATGCCGAGATGGAACGGGTAAATTATGTAGTACTGGGCATAGGTATTAATGTTAACCATGAAGTTGAAGATTTTGGAGATAATCTCCGTGGATTGGCAACTTCTTTGAAGGTTAATTCCGGTCAAAAAGATTGTAGAGTTTTTAAGAGGAGTGAAATTATTAAGAAGGTATTGGTTGAGCTTGAAAGAATATACTTCGGGATTAACAGTATACATACTTATAATAAGGCATTAGCAGACATTATAAGGTTATGGAAAAAGTATTCCATAACTCTCGGGAAAAGAGTAAGGGTTACATTCAGAGGTAGTGAATTCACCGGTACTGCCATAGATATTACGGATGACGGCAAGCTGGTCATTGATTGTGATGACGGTATGAGGCGCGAGGTTATCTCCGGGGAGGTTTCAGTCAGAGGCTTGCTGGGGTACGCATAG
- a CDS encoding amidohydrolase family protein has protein sequence MIVDFHVHCFPDNVADKAIPVLAERAGIPARLTGKLEDIKKSMERSKIDCSVVLSIATNPEQTEKINTWASNVNGGGIVSFGSIHPDYKEWKYELRRISELGLKGIKFHPDYQSFYVDEDRMFCIYEYALGLGLVLVFHAGIDIGLPLPCHCTPDRLLRVVDAFPEGKIVAAHMGGYSCWDDVERYLVGENLYLDTSYSIGQTDDEQIKRIIRNHNQERILFATDSPWCDQNEEIGKIKELKLGEELENMILGGNAKALLGI, from the coding sequence ATGATAGTTGACTTTCATGTTCATTGTTTTCCTGATAATGTGGCTGATAAGGCTATACCTGTACTGGCAGAACGTGCAGGTATTCCTGCAAGACTTACGGGTAAGCTTGAAGATATAAAAAAATCCATGGAACGGAGCAAAATAGATTGTTCAGTAGTACTCTCCATCGCTACAAATCCGGAGCAGACGGAAAAGATAAATACCTGGGCTTCAAATGTAAATGGTGGGGGAATTGTGAGCTTTGGGAGTATACATCCTGACTACAAAGAGTGGAAGTATGAATTAAGAAGAATTTCGGAACTGGGACTCAAGGGAATCAAGTTTCACCCTGATTACCAATCGTTTTATGTTGATGAGGACAGGATGTTTTGCATATACGAGTATGCTCTCGGACTTGGCTTAGTTCTGGTCTTTCATGCAGGAATCGATATTGGACTTCCTTTACCATGTCACTGTACGCCGGACAGGCTTTTGAGAGTTGTAGATGCTTTTCCGGAAGGGAAAATCGTAGCAGCCCATATGGGCGGATACTCCTGCTGGGACGATGTTGAAAGATACCTTGTCGGGGAAAATCTGTATCTGGACACTTCCTATAGTATAGGGCAGACTGATGATGAACAAATAAAACGCATCATAAGAAATCATAATCAGGAAAGAATACTTTTTGCAACTGATTCGCCATGGTGCGATCAGAACGAGGAAATAGGAAAGATTAAAGAACTGAAGCTGGGTGAAGAGCTGGAAAACATGATCCTGGGGGGGAATGCCAAAGCACTGTTGGGAATATAA
- a CDS encoding type III pantothenate kinase: MILVMDVGNTNIVLGVYEGKKLLYHWRLGTDKEKTSDEFGMFIVSLFNNERLDVRGVEAVIIASVVPPIMYSLEHAIKKYFNLDPIVVGPGLKTGINIKYENPKEVGADRIVNAVAALELYGGPAIVVDFGTATKFEAISARGEYLGGVICPGVKIAAEALFQKASKLPKIELSKPESVIGKNTIANLKSGIIFGHVGQVDYIVDRMKKEMKEENIKVIATGGLARLIATESSTISEINGFLTLEGLRIIYEKNR; this comes from the coding sequence ATGATTTTAGTTATGGATGTGGGTAATACAAATATAGTTTTGGGGGTCTATGAAGGGAAAAAGCTCCTGTATCACTGGAGGCTGGGTACGGATAAGGAGAAAACTTCAGACGAGTTCGGTATGTTCATTGTAAGCCTTTTTAACAATGAGAGGCTTGATGTGCGTGGTGTAGAGGCTGTCATAATTGCATCAGTAGTTCCCCCCATTATGTATTCACTTGAGCACGCTATAAAAAAGTATTTCAACCTTGATCCGATAGTTGTAGGTCCAGGTTTGAAAACGGGGATCAATATAAAGTATGAGAACCCCAAAGAAGTAGGGGCTGACAGAATAGTGAACGCTGTGGCAGCTCTCGAATTGTATGGTGGGCCAGCGATTGTGGTGGACTTTGGAACCGCAACAAAGTTTGAAGCAATATCAGCAAGAGGAGAGTATCTCGGCGGGGTTATTTGCCCTGGCGTAAAGATAGCAGCGGAAGCACTGTTCCAAAAGGCTTCAAAGCTGCCGAAAATCGAACTTTCGAAACCAGAGAGTGTTATTGGAAAGAATACTATAGCAAACCTTAAGTCAGGTATTATTTTTGGACATGTAGGACAAGTGGATTATATAGTAGACAGAATGAAGAAGGAAATGAAGGAAGAGAATATAAAGGTTATAGCAACTGGGGGCCTGGCAAGGCTTATAGCAACGGAATCATCTACCATTAGTGAAATCAATGGGTTCCTGACTCTTGAGGGATTAAGGATAATATATGAGAAAAACAGATAG
- a CDS encoding NAD-dependent malic enzyme has protein sequence MGIQEEALKAHAEWKGKIEVISTVPVANKYDLSIAYSPGVAEPCLEIQKDVNLSYTYTRRWNLVAVVTDGTAVLGLGDIGPEAGMPVMEGKCVLFKTFGNVDAFPLCIRSKDVDEIVKTVKLLAGSFGGVNLEDISAPRCFEIEKRLKEECDIPIFHDDQHGTAIVTVAGMLNALKIVKKDISEVEIVVNGAGASAIAVTKLLMAMGLKKVILCDTKGAIYEGRDNLNPVKEEMAKISNLQKKKGSLKDVIAGADVFIGLSAAKMVTKEMVQSMAKDPIIFAMANPTPEIMPEEALEAGAAVVGTGRSDFPNQVNNVLAFPGIFRGALDVRASDINDEMKIAAAKAIASLVSEAELKPDYVIPAPFDPRVGKAVAEAVAKAARDTGVARI, from the coding sequence ATGGGTATTCAAGAAGAAGCACTTAAAGCACATGCTGAGTGGAAGGGTAAAATCGAAGTTATAAGCACAGTTCCGGTAGCTAATAAGTATGATTTGTCAATTGCGTATTCTCCAGGAGTTGCAGAGCCATGTCTCGAAATTCAGAAGGATGTAAACTTATCATATACTTATACAAGAAGATGGAACCTCGTTGCTGTTGTTACTGACGGAACAGCGGTTTTAGGTCTTGGCGATATAGGACCTGAAGCAGGTATGCCTGTTATGGAAGGGAAATGCGTTCTTTTCAAGACCTTCGGTAATGTAGATGCATTCCCTCTCTGCATAAGATCAAAGGATGTAGATGAAATTGTAAAAACTGTTAAGCTTCTTGCTGGAAGCTTTGGTGGAGTAAACCTGGAAGATATTTCAGCTCCAAGGTGTTTCGAAATTGAAAAGAGACTGAAAGAGGAATGTGATATTCCTATTTTCCATGATGACCAGCACGGTACAGCAATAGTAACAGTCGCAGGTATGCTCAATGCACTCAAGATCGTTAAGAAGGATATCAGTGAAGTTGAGATCGTAGTAAATGGCGCTGGTGCATCAGCAATAGCTGTTACAAAATTGCTTATGGCAATGGGTTTGAAGAAAGTTATTCTTTGTGATACTAAGGGCGCTATCTATGAAGGAAGAGACAATCTTAACCCTGTGAAGGAAGAAATGGCTAAAATATCAAATCTTCAGAAGAAAAAAGGTTCACTGAAGGATGTAATTGCCGGAGCTGACGTATTTATCGGTTTATCAGCAGCAAAGATGGTTACAAAAGAAATGGTTCAGTCAATGGCAAAAGATCCGATAATATTTGCTATGGCTAATCCTACACCTGAGATTATGCCTGAGGAAGCACTTGAAGCCGGAGCTGCTGTTGTTGGAACTGGACGTTCGGACTTCCCGAATCAGGTTAACAATGTACTTGCATTCCCAGGTATATTCAGAGGAGCTCTTGACGTAAGAGCAAGCGATATCAATGATGAAATGAAGATAGCTGCAGCGAAAGCTATAGCATCTCTTGTAAGTGAAGCAGAATTAAAGCCTGATTACGTAATTCCTGCTCCTTTTGATCCTAGAGTAGGTAAGGCAGTTGCAGAAGCAGTTGCTAAGGCAGCAAGAGATACAGGTGTTGCAAGAATATAG
- a CDS encoding HAD hydrolase-like protein, with translation MYKNTKLLIWDIDGTLIQGRGIGRIAMDKAFFELYGIDSGFKGIEMAGRLDAAIVGDAFKLHGISDSDQNIFFSTYCRHLEYEVARLPGTIAAPGIIRLLELLLNEKNFFSILGTGNIEKGARIKLEKEKMNRFFPTGGFGGSRLERWQIIQEAIHNAQDYFDMEYIPENIYVIGDTPKDIECGKKLDIKSIAVATGMYSVQELQAYEPSYVFEDFTDTESFLKIF, from the coding sequence ATGTATAAAAATACAAAGTTATTGATATGGGATATAGACGGCACTCTTATCCAGGGACGCGGTATTGGCCGGATAGCTATGGACAAAGCTTTTTTTGAGCTTTATGGGATAGACAGCGGATTTAAAGGTATTGAAATGGCTGGGAGGCTTGATGCTGCTATAGTCGGTGATGCGTTCAAATTACATGGCATTTCAGACTCAGACCAGAATATTTTCTTTTCAACCTACTGCAGGCATCTTGAATATGAGGTAGCTAGGTTGCCAGGGACAATTGCTGCGCCAGGCATAATAAGACTTCTGGAATTACTCCTAAATGAGAAAAATTTTTTCAGTATACTGGGGACAGGCAATATTGAAAAAGGTGCAAGAATAAAGCTTGAAAAGGAAAAGATGAACAGATTTTTCCCAACAGGAGGATTTGGCGGCAGTAGGCTGGAACGTTGGCAAATAATTCAGGAAGCAATCCATAACGCCCAGGATTATTTTGACATGGAATACATTCCGGAAAACATTTATGTCATAGGTGATACACCTAAAGATATTGAGTGCGGGAAGAAGCTGGACATAAAAAGTATAGCGGTAGCCACAGGTATGTATTCTGTTCAGGAACTTCAAGCATATGAACCAAGTTATGTTTTTGAGGATTTTACCGATACGGAAAGTTTCCTGAAGATATTTTAG
- a CDS encoding methyl-accepting chemotaxis protein, with amino-acid sequence MNMKIRAKFLCVFIGILLVFGAAVYFITDMKVISTTKKSMFDKLESDLNLGYSLLNEKYKGDWSAKDGQLYKGGKLLNDDFSIVDEVKKQSGAYATLFCGDTRISTSVPGNNKGRATGTKAVEKVIDTVLKKGQPYTGEAKVDGKDCIVQYIPLRDSTEKVIGMWFVGVDKSYVDKQINDILVAIGLTNIIAVILGVIILMLFTGIIIKNVKKIVTVLDEVSQGDLTVKADVKSKDEIGEIASNINKMIDGMRSLIGKTKNTSITVNNSSREMKESLMEVGKVSEQIAIAISDQARGVTEQAASTEEANSHIQNIVSGLRNVSVQMNESRVLVERAKETLDSGDRSVQYQQSKMNESRQLAFSINNAVSTLSSKSEEIGQILGVTRAIAEQTNLLALNAAIEAARAGEQGKGFAVVAEEIRRLAEQSKESVKKIGELIKDMQEGVNHATSEIGKVGNAVNGQEEALSATVAAFESISAVFTAIMDKVSAVSIATEALGGDAEHVESEISSVASVSQQTAAGTEEVAASTEEQTAVIQHILESVSDLADMAEKLKESVMKFKV; translated from the coding sequence ATGAATATGAAAATCAGGGCTAAGTTCTTATGTGTATTTATTGGTATTCTTTTAGTTTTTGGAGCTGCGGTTTACTTCATAACGGATATGAAAGTGATTTCTACAACAAAGAAAAGTATGTTTGATAAGCTTGAGTCGGATTTGAATCTCGGATACAGCCTTTTAAACGAGAAATACAAAGGAGACTGGAGTGCTAAGGATGGCCAGCTGTATAAGGGTGGAAAACTCCTAAATGATGATTTCTCAATTGTAGACGAAGTGAAAAAACAGTCAGGAGCTTATGCTACACTGTTTTGTGGAGATACAAGGATTTCTACCAGTGTACCGGGGAATAATAAAGGCAGGGCAACCGGAACAAAAGCAGTGGAAAAAGTTATAGACACCGTATTGAAAAAGGGTCAACCTTATACGGGAGAGGCTAAAGTCGACGGGAAGGACTGTATTGTTCAATACATACCCTTAAGAGATTCTACCGAAAAGGTAATCGGTATGTGGTTTGTGGGTGTCGATAAAAGCTATGTAGATAAGCAGATTAACGATATACTTGTTGCTATAGGATTAACAAATATTATTGCAGTGATTTTAGGTGTTATTATATTGATGCTGTTTACAGGAATAATTATTAAGAATGTCAAAAAAATTGTAACAGTATTAGATGAAGTATCTCAGGGTGATCTAACTGTAAAAGCTGATGTGAAATCCAAAGATGAGATTGGAGAAATTGCATCAAATATAAACAAAATGATTGACGGAATGAGGTCTTTGATAGGAAAAACGAAAAATACAAGCATAACTGTAAATAACTCTTCACGCGAAATGAAAGAGTCGCTGATGGAAGTAGGCAAAGTGTCCGAACAGATTGCCATAGCTATATCGGATCAGGCAAGAGGGGTTACTGAGCAAGCTGCTTCTACAGAAGAGGCAAACAGCCACATACAGAATATAGTTTCAGGACTCAGAAATGTTTCTGTACAGATGAATGAATCCAGAGTGCTTGTAGAAAGAGCGAAAGAGACTCTTGACTCAGGAGACAGGTCTGTTCAGTATCAGCAAAGCAAGATGAATGAAAGCAGGCAGCTTGCTTTTAGTATAAATAATGCAGTAAGCACTCTGTCAAGTAAGTCGGAAGAAATCGGACAAATACTGGGAGTTACAAGAGCAATAGCAGAGCAGACAAACCTGCTGGCTTTAAATGCAGCTATAGAGGCTGCAAGAGCAGGTGAACAGGGTAAGGGATTTGCTGTAGTTGCAGAAGAGATCAGGAGGCTGGCAGAGCAATCCAAAGAATCTGTGAAAAAAATCGGAGAACTAATTAAGGATATGCAGGAAGGTGTAAACCATGCAACTTCAGAAATCGGTAAGGTTGGTAATGCAGTAAACGGGCAGGAGGAAGCTTTGTCAGCGACTGTAGCAGCGTTTGAATCTATCTCTGCAGTGTTTACTGCTATTATGGACAAAGTCAGTGCTGTTTCCATTGCTACAGAAGCTCTGGGCGGTGATGCCGAACATGTAGAATCTGAGATCAGTTCTGTTGCCAGCGTTTCACAGCAAACTGCTGCTGGGACTGAAGAAGTTGCTGCTTCAACGGAAGAGCAGACAGCGGTTATACAACATATATTGGAATCTGTCAGTGATCTGGCTGATATGGCGGAAAAATTGAAAGAGAGTGTTATGAAGTTTAAAGTATAA